Proteins from one Novosphingobium pentaromativorans US6-1 genomic window:
- a CDS encoding phosphoribosyltransferase, with the protein MTASAGFADRRDAGLALAQAVAALDLKDPVVLALPRGGVPVGFEVAKALGAPLDILMVRKIGAPGHEEYGIGALVDGAAPQVVIDEAMARRVGADRDYIDMQIARQLAEIERRRSLYRTGPAVSLKGRTVVVVDDGIATGGTVRAALKGLAKVGASRVILAVPLAPAEVLPEFRQLCDEVICLATPFPFHAVGLHYRKFDQTEDEEVVRLLEAAKKWE; encoded by the coding sequence ATGACTGCGAGCGCTGGATTTGCCGACCGCAGGGATGCAGGCCTGGCGCTGGCGCAAGCCGTCGCGGCGCTGGATCTGAAGGATCCGGTCGTCCTGGCCCTCCCACGGGGCGGCGTGCCGGTCGGCTTCGAGGTAGCAAAAGCGCTCGGGGCACCGCTCGACATCCTGATGGTGCGCAAGATCGGTGCGCCAGGGCACGAAGAATACGGAATCGGTGCGCTCGTCGACGGGGCAGCTCCGCAGGTGGTCATCGATGAGGCCATGGCGCGCAGGGTCGGCGCCGACCGCGACTATATCGACATGCAGATTGCCCGCCAGCTTGCCGAGATCGAGCGGCGACGCTCGCTTTACCGCACTGGCCCTGCGGTATCGCTAAAGGGCCGCACGGTGGTCGTGGTCGACGACGGGATCGCGACAGGTGGAACCGTGCGCGCTGCGCTGAAGGGATTGGCAAAAGTCGGGGCGTCGCGCGTGATCCTGGCTGTACCGCTGGCCCCCGCTGAAGTCCTGCCCGAATTCCGGCAATTGTGCGACGAAGTCATCTGCCTTGCCACGCCCTTCCCCTTCCATGCCGTCGGCTTGCACTATCGCAAGTTCGACCAGACCGAGGACGAAGAAGTCGTCCGCCTTCTGGAAGCGGCGAAGAAATGGGAATGA
- a CDS encoding dienelactone hydrolase family protein: protein MSAPLPSTALEEVRIGEHGLAALLGVPADAKGLVIFAHGSGSGRLSPRNNYVAAHLRDDGLATLLLDLLTPEEEHDRRNVFDIALLSTRLHQAVDWAQGHPRTRTLRPCYFGASTGGGAALRAAADDPRIAAVVSRGGRPDLAGQAVLPKVLAPTLLIVGELDGIVIDLNAAAYDALTCEKDMAIIPGAGHLFEEPGTLEQVVTLASLWFRHHLGEAR from the coding sequence ATGAGCGCGCCGCTCCCTTCCACCGCGCTGGAGGAGGTGCGGATCGGCGAGCATGGACTGGCCGCGCTTCTGGGCGTGCCGGCGGACGCAAAAGGTCTGGTCATCTTCGCCCATGGCAGCGGCAGCGGGCGGCTCAGTCCGCGCAACAACTACGTTGCAGCGCATCTGCGCGACGACGGGCTGGCCACACTGCTCCTCGATCTGCTGACACCCGAAGAAGAACACGATCGCCGCAACGTCTTCGACATCGCGCTGCTTTCCACCCGTCTGCACCAGGCGGTCGATTGGGCCCAGGGCCATCCACGGACGCGTACCTTGAGGCCCTGCTACTTCGGTGCGAGCACGGGCGGCGGTGCAGCGCTCAGGGCTGCGGCCGACGATCCGCGCATTGCCGCCGTCGTCTCGCGCGGAGGCCGGCCGGATCTCGCCGGGCAGGCGGTGCTGCCCAAAGTGCTCGCCCCGACGCTGCTGATCGTCGGAGAACTGGACGGCATCGTCATCGATCTGAACGCTGCGGCCTACGATGCACTGACCTGCGAGAAGGACATGGCGATCATTCCAGGCGCAGGGCATCTCTTCGAGGAACCGGGTACGCTCGAGCAGGTCGTCACACTCGCAAGCCTGTGGTTCCGCCATCACTTGGGAGAAGCGCGATGA
- a CDS encoding erythromycin esterase family protein: protein MTIQNRITVNEADFLDGLRDAARILPSPDAPHFADAFESFGDARVVLLGEATHGTHEFYAARAAITRRLIEKHGFNIVAVEGDWPDVARIDAYARHRAARPRKGEPFVRFPTWMWRNEEVLSFADWLRGHNETLPDEQRAGLYGLDVYSLGESIHAVIAYLDAHDEAAAAEARRRYACLMPWQDEPQHYGRAVEHGTLRGCEDAVVAQLEGLLAERMDYIRQDGEAFFDAEQNARIVRAAEQYYRAMYRGSAASWNQRDRHMFDTLLRLMAHRKDARAVVWAHNSHVGNASATAMGWHGEFNIGELCRAAFGNEAVLIGFGMDRGTVAAASDWGADMRVMQVRPARDDSWEAAFRRTGHARSLTDWRRRKDPRLVEMLSQTLLERAIGVVYRPETERASHYFEAILADQFDAFVWFEQTRAVTPLGHERPHGAPETWPFGL from the coding sequence ATGACGATCCAGAACCGAATAACGGTGAACGAGGCCGACTTTCTGGACGGCCTGCGCGACGCGGCCCGGATACTGCCGAGCCCCGACGCGCCGCACTTCGCCGATGCGTTCGAAAGTTTCGGCGATGCGCGGGTCGTGCTGCTGGGCGAAGCGACGCATGGCACTCATGAATTCTATGCCGCGCGCGCCGCGATTACACGGCGCCTGATCGAAAAGCATGGCTTCAACATCGTGGCGGTCGAAGGCGACTGGCCGGACGTGGCCCGGATCGATGCCTATGCCCGGCACCGCGCCGCCCGTCCGCGCAAGGGCGAGCCCTTCGTGCGCTTCCCGACGTGGATGTGGCGCAATGAGGAAGTCTTGTCTTTCGCCGACTGGCTGCGCGGCCATAATGAGACTCTTCCCGATGAGCAGCGGGCGGGCCTCTATGGTCTCGACGTCTATTCGCTGGGCGAGTCGATCCATGCCGTGATCGCCTATCTCGATGCGCATGACGAGGCTGCGGCGGCCGAGGCGCGCAGACGATATGCCTGCCTCATGCCCTGGCAGGATGAACCGCAGCACTATGGCAGGGCGGTCGAGCATGGGACCCTGCGCGGCTGCGAGGACGCCGTGGTAGCGCAGCTCGAAGGCCTGCTTGCCGAGCGAATGGACTATATCCGACAGGACGGCGAGGCCTTTTTCGATGCAGAGCAGAACGCGCGCATCGTGCGCGCCGCCGAGCAATACTACCGCGCCATGTATCGCGGTTCCGCGGCAAGCTGGAACCAACGCGATCGGCACATGTTCGATACACTGCTCAGGCTGATGGCCCACCGCAAGGACGCCCGGGCCGTGGTCTGGGCGCACAATTCGCATGTCGGCAATGCTTCTGCGACGGCGATGGGCTGGCACGGCGAATTCAACATCGGGGAACTGTGCCGGGCGGCCTTTGGCAACGAGGCAGTGCTGATCGGTTTCGGCATGGATCGCGGCACCGTCGCGGCGGCTTCGGACTGGGGCGCGGACATGCGTGTGATGCAGGTTCGCCCTGCGCGCGACGATAGCTGGGAAGCCGCGTTCCGCCGGACGGGTCATGCCCGCAGTCTGACCGATTGGCGCAGACGCAAGGATCCGCGGCTTGTCGAGATGCTGTCCCAGACCCTCCTCGAGCGGGCAATCGGGGTCGTCTATCGTCCCGAGACCGAGCGCGCGAGCCACTATTTCGAAGCCATCCTGGCCGACCAGTTCGACGCTTTCGTCTGGTTCGAACAGACCAGGGCGGTCACGCCGCTGGGGCACGAACGCCCGCACGGCGCGCCGGAAACCTGGCCTTTCGGGTTATGA
- a CDS encoding FCD domain-containing protein: MSTQEKIVRRGRPKKAKAPDVEQVASETVDIEPTDLRARLRDDVISCELAPGQRLKLDELRSRYNASVGSLREALTHMVSEGLVSAEANRGFCVAPISLTDLEDITEIRLDIEKKALAQSIEHGDDQWEANIVAAYHMMAKAEATVTSPTDRRVWVERHSRFHEALIAACPSNWLLRFRSLLFDQAQRYRTLSIRKSPSPGRIDEHRQLMEAVLERNTERACEIIESHIHGTAENARKWLIDNGIH, from the coding sequence ATGTCCACGCAGGAAAAGATTGTCAGGCGAGGTCGCCCGAAAAAGGCCAAAGCGCCCGATGTGGAACAAGTCGCGAGCGAGACGGTCGATATTGAACCAACTGACCTGCGCGCGCGCCTGCGTGACGATGTTATAAGTTGTGAACTCGCTCCGGGACAGCGACTGAAGCTTGATGAACTCAGGTCGCGCTATAACGCCAGCGTAGGCAGCCTGCGCGAAGCTCTCACCCACATGGTGTCCGAAGGATTGGTTTCTGCAGAGGCGAACCGCGGTTTCTGCGTCGCACCGATTTCGCTAACCGATCTCGAAGATATAACGGAAATCCGGCTGGACATCGAAAAGAAAGCGCTAGCCCAATCAATCGAGCACGGCGACGACCAGTGGGAAGCGAATATCGTTGCCGCTTATCATATGATGGCCAAAGCCGAGGCAACGGTGACCTCACCCACTGACCGACGGGTCTGGGTCGAACGCCACAGTCGTTTCCACGAAGCTCTCATCGCCGCATGTCCATCAAACTGGCTGCTAAGATTCCGCAGTCTGCTGTTCGATCAAGCGCAGCGCTATCGGACGCTGTCGATACGCAAAAGTCCTTCGCCCGGCCGCATCGACGAACATCGTCAGCTTATGGAAGCGGTACTGGAACGCAACACCGAACGCGCTTGCGAGATCATAGAAAGTCATATTCACGGCACTGCCGAAAATGCCCGTAAATGGCTGATAGATAATGGCATTCACTGA
- a CDS encoding fumarylacetoacetate hydrolase family protein, with product MSETTWCNRFKTVENRSSDMIFNVAALISYITEWITLKPGDIIASGTMGGFSFARAPPIFMKPGALAEVEISKIGVLVNGIVDEV from the coding sequence ATGTCGGAGACGACGTGGTGCAACCGATTCAAAACGGTCGAAAACCGCTCTAGCGACATGATCTTCAATGTCGCGGCACTGATCTCCTACATCACCGAATGGATCACGTTGAAACCCGGCGACATCATCGCTAGCGGTACGATGGGCGGATTCAGCTTTGCTCGTGCACCGCCGATCTTCATGAAGCCAGGCGCCCTTGCCGAGGTGGAGATTAGCAAAATAGGCGTGCTGGTGAACGGCATTGTGGACGAAGTCTAA
- a CDS encoding IS110 family transposase, with protein sequence MHEYSELFIGLDTSKAKISVAVAEKERNGEVRFFGDISAEPTSVASMVAKLAKRGAKLHFCYEAGPTGYDLYRQIIALGHACQVVAPSLIPKRPGDRVKTNRRDAVSLARLHRAGELTAVWVPDEAHEAVRDLVRARERAHDALKKARQQLQSFLLRHGRIYPGRTPWTRTHFRWLAAQSFTHPAHHIVLAEYIQAIEDAAVREDRLTKQVAEVTVSWAMAPVVEAYQAMRGIAFIAAVTFVVEIGDIRRFETAPQLMAYLGLVPSESSTGERVKRGGITKAGNRRARRVLIEGAWTYRYPARVSQAIQARLDGLPRSVREIAWKAQIRLCARYRRLITTGKLKTVAVAAIAREMAAFLWAIGQEVSPTAQA encoded by the coding sequence ATGCACGAGTATAGCGAACTTTTCATCGGACTCGATACATCGAAAGCGAAGATCTCGGTTGCGGTCGCGGAAAAGGAGCGGAACGGCGAAGTCCGTTTCTTTGGCGATATCTCAGCCGAACCGACATCGGTTGCATCGATGGTGGCCAAGTTGGCAAAGCGCGGGGCCAAGCTTCACTTCTGCTATGAGGCCGGCCCGACCGGGTACGATCTTTACCGCCAGATCATCGCGCTGGGACATGCGTGCCAGGTCGTTGCGCCATCCCTTATTCCCAAGCGTCCGGGCGATCGAGTGAAGACCAATCGACGCGATGCAGTCAGCCTGGCACGGCTGCATCGCGCCGGAGAGTTGACTGCTGTGTGGGTTCCGGACGAAGCGCATGAAGCTGTGCGAGACCTTGTCCGCGCCCGTGAGCGCGCTCACGACGCGCTAAAGAAGGCACGCCAGCAGCTTCAGTCATTCTTGCTGCGCCATGGCCGGATCTACCCGGGACGAACGCCTTGGACACGGACCCATTTTCGATGGCTGGCGGCGCAGAGCTTCACCCATCCCGCCCATCATATAGTGCTCGCCGAATATATCCAGGCCATCGAGGATGCGGCCGTCCGTGAAGACCGGTTGACCAAGCAGGTCGCTGAGGTAACCGTGTCCTGGGCCATGGCGCCTGTCGTGGAGGCCTATCAGGCAATGCGCGGCATTGCGTTCATCGCAGCGGTCACCTTTGTCGTGGAAATCGGCGACATACGACGCTTCGAAACGGCGCCGCAGTTGATGGCGTACCTCGGGCTTGTGCCATCCGAGAGTTCAACAGGCGAGCGGGTGAAGCGTGGCGGCATCACCAAGGCCGGCAACAGGCGGGCACGCCGCGTACTGATCGAAGGTGCATGGACTTATCGCTACCCTGCTCGGGTGAGTCAGGCGATCCAAGCCCGGTTGGACGGGCTGCCACGCTCCGTCCGCGAGATCGCATGGAAAGCCCAGATCCGGCTCTGCGCACGCTATCGGAGACTGATCACCACCGGCAAGCTCAAAACCGTCGCGGTAGCGGCGATTGCGCGGGAGATGGCCGCATTTCTCTGGGCAATTGGGCAAGAAGTTTCTCCCACCGCTCAGGCATGA
- a CDS encoding ricin-type beta-trefoil lectin domain protein — MQLVAMLKRLFLFSLGAVLLNMSGTGLADQSTVEGRSALSAVGGYEGRIRLIRYLDEPDGYCIDIPGNISFLLPFPAWAHTCHFDRVPDQVFRYNRDGKHNIRWIYEDSKQKFDWCLTAKSKVSGSYFEYATCDQPSLQEFEYTDLGEFKLKDSDFCIYVESTGPIAGKLMLPGGDPYGRGRSINPAYSHLARILELQPCGSGEISMERWEALIE, encoded by the coding sequence ATGCAGCTCGTCGCAATGCTCAAGAGACTCTTTCTTTTTAGCCTAGGCGCGGTTCTGCTGAACATGAGCGGTACGGGACTTGCTGATCAGTCAACCGTGGAAGGGCGGAGTGCTTTGTCGGCAGTGGGCGGGTATGAGGGACGCATCAGATTGATACGGTATCTTGATGAGCCGGACGGATATTGTATCGACATTCCCGGGAACATCTCATTTCTGCTCCCGTTTCCGGCTTGGGCACATACCTGTCACTTCGATCGGGTTCCCGACCAGGTTTTTCGGTACAATCGAGATGGGAAGCATAATATTCGATGGATATACGAAGACAGTAAGCAAAAATTTGATTGGTGCCTGACAGCCAAGTCAAAAGTTTCTGGATCTTATTTCGAATACGCGACGTGTGACCAACCATCTCTTCAAGAGTTCGAATATACGGATCTCGGTGAGTTCAAACTAAAAGATAGTGATTTTTGTATTTACGTCGAAAGTACAGGTCCGATAGCCGGAAAATTAATGCTTCCAGGCGGAGACCCCTATGGTCGTGGGCGTTCCATCAACCCGGCTTATTCTCATCTCGCGCGAATATTAGAGCTTCAACCCTGCGGATCGGGCGAAATATCAATGGAGCGCTGGGAAGCTCTTATTGAATAG